From the Xenorhabdus ishibashii genome, one window contains:
- a CDS encoding phage baseplate assembly protein V — protein sequence MNIQLTELMRLLRNLIRTGVITQVDTTKGMCRVATGNLETNWLHWLTSRAGNSRTWWAPSVGEQVLLLSIGGELTTAFVLPAIFSDEFPAPSTSPEATHIKFPDGAVMEYEPQSGALTVTGIKTATVTASDSVHITAPEITCVASTRITLDTPEVICTQLMSTGNLIVRNGGKMTGNIEHTGGTFSSNGVVVDSHKHTGIRSGGDTSGGPV from the coding sequence ATGAACATACAACTCACTGAACTGATGCGCTTATTGCGCAACCTGATCCGAACCGGCGTCATTACCCAAGTGGATACCACAAAGGGAATGTGCCGAGTCGCGACAGGCAACCTTGAAACCAACTGGCTGCACTGGTTGACATCCAGAGCGGGAAACTCCCGCACATGGTGGGCGCCCAGTGTCGGTGAGCAGGTTTTATTACTGTCCATAGGCGGAGAACTGACCACCGCCTTTGTATTGCCTGCTATTTTTTCAGATGAGTTTCCGGCTCCATCAACATCACCTGAAGCGACACATATCAAATTTCCGGATGGTGCCGTGATGGAGTATGAACCGCAATCTGGCGCATTGACTGTAACTGGCATCAAAACCGCGACAGTGACTGCTTCGGATTCCGTCCATATTACCGCGCCGGAAATCACCTGTGTCGCCAGCACCCGAATTACGCTGGATACGCCGGAAGTCATTTGTACGCAGCTAATGAGCACTGGCAACTTGATTGTGCGCAACGGCGGCAAAATGACGGGCAATATTGAACACACCGGAGGCACATTCAGTTCCAACGGCGTGGTCGTGGATTCCCATAAACACACCGGCATCAGGTCAGGCGGTGACACATCAGGAGGCCCCGTATGA
- a CDS encoding GPW/gp25 family protein — protein sequence MMYLGMNRQTGRELTDLAHIRQSVSDILLTPVGSRIARRTYGSLLPELIDWPQNSALRLQVMAACYTAISRWEPRVTLTAITMDTLQDGKMVVDITGTYHQSAEEFSLSIPVSHSR from the coding sequence ATGATGTACCTGGGAATGAATCGGCAAACGGGACGAGAGTTGACAGATTTGGCTCATATCCGGCAATCCGTCAGCGATATTTTGTTAACCCCCGTGGGCAGCCGTATCGCGCGTCGTACTTACGGCTCTTTATTGCCAGAGCTGATTGACTGGCCACAAAACTCAGCGCTCCGGCTTCAGGTCATGGCGGCCTGCTATACCGCCATCAGCCGTTGGGAGCCACGTGTGACACTGACCGCCATCACGATGGATACCCTACAAGACGGCAAAATGGTGGTGGATATTACGGGGACATATCATCAATCTGCTGAGGAATTTTCACTTTCTATTCCGGTGAGCCATTCCCGGTGA
- a CDS encoding baseplate assembly protein produces MPTIDLSQLPPPDVVELLDYEQLLEERKKGLISLYPEDQQEAIARTLQLESEPLVKLLEENVYRELLLRQRVNEAARAVMVAYSTGSDLDQLGANNNVSRMILRPADNSTIPPTPAVMESDNDYRVRIPQAFEGLSVAGPVGAYEYHARSADGRVADASAISPSPANVTVTIMSREDKGVASKELLEIVEKALNDENVRPVADRLKIQSANIVEYEIDAVLYIFPTPESEPIRKAAEQRLKHYVEAQHRLGRDIRLSAIYAALHVEGVQRVELKAPLKDVVLDKTQASYCTKTTLTMGGSDE; encoded by the coding sequence ATGCCAACAATCGATTTAAGCCAGTTGCCGCCACCGGATGTGGTTGAGCTACTGGATTATGAACAACTGCTGGAAGAGCGCAAAAAAGGCCTGATATCGCTCTATCCAGAAGATCAACAAGAAGCCATTGCACGTACTTTGCAACTGGAATCTGAACCTTTGGTCAAGTTGCTGGAAGAGAATGTTTATCGCGAGTTGCTTTTGCGTCAGCGGGTTAACGAAGCTGCTCGGGCGGTGATGGTAGCTTATTCAACAGGCAGCGATTTGGATCAGTTGGGGGCGAACAACAACGTATCCCGTATGATTCTGCGTCCTGCGGATAACTCTACCATACCACCAACACCCGCAGTGATGGAATCTGACAACGACTACCGCGTGCGCATTCCACAGGCTTTTGAAGGCTTAAGCGTTGCCGGCCCAGTCGGTGCGTATGAATATCATGCCCGCAGTGCAGATGGCCGTGTCGCTGACGCTTCAGCAATCAGCCCGTCACCAGCTAACGTCACCGTAACTATTATGTCGCGGGAAGATAAGGGTGTCGCTTCCAAAGAGTTGCTGGAAATAGTCGAAAAAGCGCTGAACGATGAAAACGTGCGTCCAGTGGCAGATCGACTAAAAATCCAGTCTGCGAACATTGTGGAATATGAAATTGATGCGGTTTTGTACATCTTCCCAACACCAGAGTCAGAACCTATCCGCAAGGCGGCAGAGCAGAGGTTGAAACACTATGTTGAAGCACAGCACCGCTTGGGGCGTGATATTCGTTTGTCAGCGATTTATGCCGCATTGCATGTGGAAGGTGTCCAGCGCGTGGAATTGAAAGCGCCGTTGAAAGACGTCGTATTGGATAAAACCCAAGCATCTTACTGCACTAAAACAACCCTAACGATGGGAGGTTCGGATGAATGA
- a CDS encoding phage tail protein I — protein sequence MNDRLLPMGSTQLELAAAKACAELQKVKVPLRELWDPDTCPTSLLPYLAWAWSVDRWDERWSESTKREVIKSSLFLHKHKGTIGAIRRVVEPLGYLIRVKEWWQTNDTPGTFRLDIGVLENGITHEMFEELENLIFDAKPVSRHLIGLDINLDTRGEYHYSAATYSGDELTVYPYFPEQITISGSEVVGAGIHIIDDMRIRS from the coding sequence ATGAATGATCGCCTCCTACCGATGGGCTCGACTCAGCTAGAACTTGCAGCAGCCAAAGCCTGCGCTGAATTGCAGAAGGTCAAGGTTCCGTTACGGGAGCTGTGGGACCCAGACACTTGTCCGACATCACTGCTGCCTTATCTGGCCTGGGCGTGGTCAGTCGATCGCTGGGACGAGCGTTGGTCTGAGAGCACCAAAAGGGAAGTGATCAAAAGTTCGCTATTCCTGCATAAACATAAAGGAACGATTGGTGCGATTCGGCGAGTTGTAGAGCCATTGGGTTATCTCATCCGCGTAAAAGAGTGGTGGCAAACCAACGATACCCCAGGCACTTTCCGGCTGGATATCGGTGTACTGGAGAACGGCATCACCCATGAAATGTTCGAGGAGCTGGAAAACCTGATTTTTGATGCCAAGCCCGTGAGCCGACATTTGATTGGGTTGGACATCAATCTGGATACACGCGGTGAATATCACTACTCGGCGGCGACTTACAGTGGGGACGAACTGACGGTTTACCCTTATTTCCCTGAACAAATAACAATCTCCGGCTCAGAAGTTGTGGGTGCGGGCATACATATTATTGATGACATGAGGATTAGATCATGA
- a CDS encoding phage tail protein, with product MSTKYFALLTQLGADKLANAAALGTKIEITHMAVGDGGGKLPTPDTKQAKLINEKRRAAINTLSIDPKNTNQIIAEQVIPENEGGWWIREIGLYDKDGVLIAVGNCAETYKPQLQEGSGRTQTIRMILIVSSANAVTLKVDPSVILATREYVDDSIKKHANSRNHPDATLKEKGFVILSSAVDSNSETHAATPKAVKTAYDLAKAADNNANGRVPAGRKVNGKALSADIALNAGDVGAYSKGETDTKVGEAIKQANAANANANTRVPSTRKVNGKALSADIALNAADVGAYNTAQTDAKVGEVRSLANTANQNAANANNNANTRLEKNKNGADIPNKDEFVKNLGLVGTVPNSRRINGKPLTGDVNLNAADVGALKVGDYGIGSQPVGISSPAEYDANSMTTTGWHSGGGYAAKNFYNTHAPIMVMTRTGGSDSTGMVAQIQVDDAGMASRYRLGNRWNKWNTIWGTANTTVIDGFLKKASPIIKIWNDGKFETNDESTGAIVERLSEGVYLIKNVLGFNADAAWGGVDGGVEIPLCKNKLPLIWVNYEVLPDGSIKIMTYHREYSDVPTFARNVRKDYVDGDPIDIPVGRSIFVRVQMPENSIWNQQQRKLTESE from the coding sequence ATGAGTACCAAATATTTTGCGCTGCTGACGCAGTTAGGCGCAGATAAATTAGCAAATGCGGCGGCATTGGGTACTAAAATTGAAATTACCCATATGGCCGTTGGTGATGGTGGTGGCAAGTTGCCGACACCGGACACTAAACAAGCCAAACTGATTAATGAAAAGCGTCGTGCAGCGATTAACACGCTGAGTATTGATCCGAAAAACACCAACCAAATCATTGCGGAACAGGTTATTCCTGAAAACGAAGGTGGCTGGTGGATCCGTGAAATCGGCCTGTATGACAAAGATGGAGTGTTGATTGCGGTAGGTAACTGCGCAGAAACCTACAAACCCCAATTGCAGGAAGGTTCCGGCCGTACCCAGACAATCCGTATGATCCTGATTGTCAGCAGCGCCAACGCGGTGACATTGAAAGTTGATCCATCTGTGATTTTGGCGACGCGTGAATATGTGGATGATTCCATTAAGAAACATGCCAATAGCCGTAACCATCCAGATGCGACGCTGAAAGAAAAGGGATTTGTGATCCTGAGCAGCGCGGTGGACAGCAATAGCGAAACGCATGCGGCAACACCGAAAGCGGTGAAGACGGCATATGATTTGGCTAAAGCTGCGGATAATAATGCCAATGGCCGCGTTCCAGCAGGGCGTAAGGTGAATGGTAAGGCGCTGTCGGCGGATATTGCTCTGAATGCAGGTGATGTTGGTGCATACTCTAAGGGCGAAACAGATACTAAAGTGGGGGAGGCGATAAAACAGGCAAATGCTGCGAATGCTAATGCAAACACTCGCGTGCCTTCTACCCGCAAGGTAAATGGAAAAGCACTGTCGGCGGATATTGCACTGAACGCAGCAGATGTTGGTGCGTATAACACAGCCCAAACTGACGCTAAAGTGGGTGAGGTTAGATCTTTAGCTAACACTGCAAACCAAAATGCGGCTAATGCAAATAATAATGCCAACACACGTTTGGAGAAAAACAAGAATGGTGCGGATATTCCAAACAAAGATGAGTTTGTGAAAAACCTCGGTTTGGTGGGAACGGTGCCCAATAGTCGTCGAATTAACGGTAAACCGCTAACAGGTGACGTGAATCTGAACGCGGCTGATGTCGGTGCACTAAAAGTGGGTGATTATGGGATCGGTTCCCAACCCGTAGGAATCAGCTCACCCGCTGAATATGATGCCAACTCTATGACAACAACTGGTTGGCATAGTGGCGGTGGCTATGCTGCTAAAAATTTCTACAACACCCACGCCCCTATCATGGTGATGACACGTACTGGCGGTAGTGATAGCACGGGAATGGTCGCACAAATTCAGGTGGATGACGCAGGGATGGCGAGCCGTTACCGGTTGGGTAATCGGTGGAATAAATGGAATACCATTTGGGGTACAGCGAATACTACTGTTATTGATGGGTTCCTGAAAAAAGCCAGCCCCATCATCAAAATCTGGAATGACGGGAAATTTGAAACAAATGACGAATCAACGGGTGCTATTGTCGAGCGTCTGTCTGAGGGCGTTTATCTCATCAAAAACGTACTGGGATTTAATGCAGATGCGGCATGGGGTGGTGTTGATGGTGGGGTTGAAATCCCGCTGTGCAAAAATAAACTGCCGTTGATTTGGGTAAACTATGAGGTGTTACCCGATGGTTCAATCAAAATCATGACGTATCACCGCGAGTATTCAGACGTACCCACATTCGCCAGAAATGTACGAAAGGACTACGTTGACGGTGACCCGATTGATATTCCTGTTGGTCGGTCTATATTTGTCCGCGTCCAGATGCCAGAAAATTCTATTTGGAATCAGCAACAACGGAAATTGACTGAGTCGGAATGA
- a CDS encoding tail fiber assembly protein, translating into MLHLKNFSRYSPDTNEEKKIELEFQAIFYQSENGDDWYKSIPKFNEDTYKIKYDKNNVVCAINKQASTICPEDGSIVEMTSLPNGVDVLGGWQYINGVIITRKYTKDELITQAEKRKQKLLTKANAIISPLQDAVDLEIATKSEILSLNEWKKYRIILNRIDCTKAPNIDWLKAPE; encoded by the coding sequence ATGTTGCATTTAAAAAATTTTTCTAGATATTCTCCAGATACTAATGAAGAGAAAAAAATCGAACTTGAATTTCAAGCTATTTTCTACCAAAGCGAAAATGGTGATGATTGGTACAAAAGTATACCAAAATTTAATGAGGATACTTATAAGATAAAATATGATAAGAATAATGTTGTTTGCGCTATAAATAAACAAGCCTCTACTATTTGTCCGGAAGATGGAAGTATTGTTGAAATGACATCACTACCTAATGGTGTAGATGTTTTAGGAGGTTGGCAATATATCAACGGAGTTATTATTACACGTAAATACACCAAAGATGAATTAATCACTCAAGCTGAAAAGAGAAAACAGAAATTATTAACTAAGGCCAATGCTATTATTTCCCCTCTTCAAGATGCTGTTGATTTAGAAATAGCGACGAAATCAGAAATATTATCTCTTAATGAATGGAAAAAATATAGAATTATACTAAATCGAATTGATTGTACTAAAGCACCAAACATTGACTGGCTTAAAGCGCCAGAATAA
- a CDS encoding phage tail sheath protein produces the protein MAQDYHHGVRVQEINEGTRTITTVSTAIVGMVCTAPDADEKTFPLDTPVLLTDVMSAIGKAGEKGTLAASLKAIAAQAQPVTVVVRVAEGETEEKTSSNIIGGVTPEGKKTGMQALLAAQSQLGVKPRILGVPGLDSKAVATELASIAEKLKAMAYVSAYGCKKIEEVIKYRENFKHRELMLIWPDFLSWDTVTSSEATAFATARALGLRAKIDEETGWHKTLSNVGVNGVTGLSADVFWDLQDTATDADLLNKAGITTLIRKNGFRFWGSRTCSDDPLFQFESYTRTAQVLADTMAEAHMWAIDKPLTPSLVRDIIEGINAKFRELKSGGYIIDGRCWYDDKANDKDTLKAGKLTIDYDYTPVPPLENMMLRQRITDSYLMDFAKSINK, from the coding sequence ATGGCACAAGATTATCATCACGGCGTCCGTGTACAGGAAATTAACGAAGGTACACGCACCATCACTACCGTTAGCACCGCTATCGTTGGTATGGTCTGTACTGCACCTGACGCAGACGAAAAAACATTTCCATTAGACACACCGGTATTACTGACTGACGTTATGAGCGCCATTGGTAAAGCTGGTGAAAAAGGTACTTTGGCCGCATCACTGAAAGCAATCGCAGCACAGGCACAACCTGTCACTGTCGTGGTTCGTGTGGCTGAGGGCGAAACGGAAGAAAAAACCAGTAGCAACATCATCGGTGGGGTTACGCCAGAAGGCAAGAAAACCGGTATGCAGGCACTGCTCGCTGCGCAAAGCCAGCTCGGTGTTAAACCACGTATTCTGGGTGTTCCGGGTCTGGATTCAAAAGCTGTGGCTACTGAACTGGCCTCTATTGCCGAGAAGCTGAAAGCAATGGCGTATGTCAGCGCTTATGGCTGTAAAAAAATCGAAGAAGTCATCAAATATCGTGAAAACTTCAAGCATCGTGAGCTGATGCTGATTTGGCCTGACTTCCTGAGCTGGGATACCGTCACCAGCAGCGAAGCGACTGCTTTCGCAACCGCTCGTGCGCTGGGTCTGCGCGCTAAAATCGACGAAGAAACCGGCTGGCATAAAACCTTGTCCAACGTTGGTGTCAATGGTGTGACTGGTCTGTCTGCCGATGTGTTCTGGGATCTGCAAGATACCGCGACTGACGCCGATCTGCTGAACAAAGCAGGCATCACGACGCTGATCCGCAAAAACGGCTTCCGTTTCTGGGGTTCCCGCACTTGTTCTGATGATCCATTGTTTCAGTTCGAAAGCTACACCCGTACCGCTCAGGTTCTGGCTGACACTATGGCTGAAGCACACATGTGGGCTATCGATAAACCGCTGACTCCATCGCTGGTGCGCGACATCATCGAAGGCATCAATGCCAAGTTCCGTGAACTGAAATCTGGTGGCTACATCATTGATGGTCGCTGCTGGTATGACGACAAGGCTAATGACAAGGACACCCTGAAAGCCGGCAAACTGACCATCGACTATGACTATACACCTGTACCACCACTGGAAAACATGATGTTACGCCAGCGCATTACAGATAGTTACCTGATGGATTTCGCGAAAAGTATCAATAAATAA
- a CDS encoding phage major tail tube protein, translating to MALPRKLKYLNLFNDGNNYQGIVEELTLPKLSRKLEAYRGAGMNGSAMVDLGLDEGALDAEFTLGGVEAQLYKQWGIAKADGVMLRFAGSFESEDNGGVVAVEVVMRGRFQEFDHGTYKQGDNTQTKITAKNTYFKLTWNGEELIEIDTINMVEKVGGEDRLEQHRRAIGLF from the coding sequence ATGGCATTACCTCGCAAACTTAAATACCTGAACTTGTTCAATGATGGCAACAACTATCAGGGGATCGTGGAAGAACTGACCCTTCCTAAGTTAAGCCGCAAGCTGGAAGCCTATCGCGGTGCTGGCATGAATGGCAGCGCAATGGTGGATTTAGGTCTGGATGAAGGCGCACTGGATGCTGAATTCACTCTGGGTGGCGTTGAAGCTCAACTGTACAAACAGTGGGGCATCGCGAAAGCCGATGGTGTCATGCTGCGCTTTGCTGGCTCTTTTGAGAGTGAAGATAACGGTGGAGTGGTTGCAGTCGAAGTTGTGATGCGTGGTCGTTTCCAGGAGTTCGATCACGGTACTTATAAACAAGGGGATAACACCCAGACCAAAATCACTGCCAAAAATACTTATTTCAAACTGACATGGAATGGTGAAGAACTGATTGAAATCGACACCATCAACATGGTTGAAAAAGTAGGTGGGGAAGATCGTCTGGAACAGCATCGCCGCGCTATCGGTCTTTTTTAA
- a CDS encoding phage tail assembly protein has product MTETLNTQNDDLRTIELEAPLARGNGEITEVMIRKPNSGALRGARLQALLEMDVDSMLLVLPRVTTPALTKNDLMMMSPGDLINLSVEVVNFLLPKSVKSDSQND; this is encoded by the coding sequence ATGACAGAAACACTGAATACTCAAAATGACGATCTGCGCACCATTGAATTGGAAGCACCACTGGCGCGAGGCAACGGCGAAATCACGGAAGTGATGATACGCAAACCTAACAGCGGTGCGTTGCGCGGTGCACGTTTACAGGCACTGCTGGAAATGGATGTGGATTCTATGCTGCTTGTCCTGCCGCGTGTTACCACCCCTGCATTGACCAAAAATGACCTGATGATGATGTCACCTGGTGATCTGATTAATCTCAGTGTGGAGGTGGTCAATTTTTTGTTACCGAAATCGGTCAAGTCCGATTCCCAGAACGATTAA
- a CDS encoding GpE family phage tail protein — MADIATVFHWSPIVTDEMSLSELLDWRHRAILRSGAENE, encoded by the coding sequence GTGGCAGATATTGCCACCGTTTTTCACTGGTCACCGATAGTCACAGATGAAATGTCACTATCGGAACTATTGGACTGGCGACATCGGGCCATTTTAAGAAGTGGTGCAGAAAATGAGTAA
- a CDS encoding phage tail protein, with protein MSNIQSQLNKVLSTVGKLTSSFKSFQQHQKKLVGSVDKIYNQFKKLNKTVEGLKPIVGYAQETARMRADLKAYNQTIKQSFSARQNSSQVLQVNAASQSANLVQINQNVRQENSSSKKNEFNLGVTGNMTNNFKLLDKLVININPKITILFGALKKIKTVLKFPTNSVKASFQILINSIKIFGSVGIRVFGSLRVSLRIFGILSIQTFETLKVRLNIFGKIGIRIFGSLRIGLNIFGQLGIRIFGSLRISLNIFGQLGVRIFGSLRISLNIFGQLGIRIFGSLRIGLNIFGQLGIRIFGSLRIGLNIFGQLGIRIFGSLRISLNIFGQLGIRIFGSLRISLNIFGQLGIRIFGSLRIGLNIFGQLGIRIFGSLRISLNIFGQLGVRIFGSLRISLNIFGQLGIRIFGSLRIGLNIFGQLGIRIFGSLRIGLNIFGQLGIRIFGSLRIGLNIFGQLGVRIFGSLRIGLNIFGQLGIRIFGSLRIGLNIFGQLGVRIFGSLRIGLNIFGQLGVRIFGSLKISLSIFAQLGIRVFGSLRISLSIFGQLGVRIFSYLGSSLNILGSVGGKVFGFLRNSLNTLFSSGNKSGIFVGLRKGIGKLGNIGQKVFGVLGNGINILASVGVKGLSFLSSAFSVLGKAMLFIGRAMMANPILAIIGVIAMAAIYIWQNWETLGPKFTAMWENIKNVCSNAWQGIKDRVSAAWEGIKSYFMDGGLIGLIYQNWDSIKQSTLEAWESVKTKIGEVWGSVKQNTLEIWESVKKSISDRWNEIVADVQAIPEKLKAAGSAMIDSLLIGIQEKWESLKSKFASITDWFKSWWSDDDNKEVTVKTSQEITKSDTSQQAKQITQHDKGGFIPAGKQGLVGEYGPEIINGPANVTSRKNTAKFAALGLAVSSMSLPIAAQDAPLHAQSLPAHAYEEVQAKRERSQPQLYSGAAPQYNIYVYGAQGQSAQDIARVVRQELEQRERMHQARMRSSLSDRGEDFL; from the coding sequence ATGAGTAATATACAGTCACAGCTTAACAAGGTACTGAGTACTGTTGGTAAGCTGACCAGTTCCTTTAAATCTTTTCAACAGCATCAGAAAAAACTGGTAGGTTCAGTTGATAAAATTTATAACCAGTTTAAAAAACTTAATAAGACTGTTGAAGGATTAAAACCCATTGTAGGTTATGCGCAGGAAACTGCGCGTATGCGTGCCGATCTTAAGGCCTATAATCAAACCATTAAACAATCTTTCTCTGCGCGGCAGAATTCCTCACAAGTATTGCAGGTGAATGCCGCCAGCCAATCAGCTAATCTTGTTCAAATAAACCAAAATGTCAGACAGGAAAATTCATCCAGTAAAAAGAATGAATTTAATCTTGGTGTGACGGGCAATATGACTAACAATTTTAAATTGTTGGATAAATTGGTTATTAATATTAATCCAAAAATAACTATTTTATTTGGTGCGCTGAAAAAAATTAAAACAGTTTTGAAATTTCCTACTAATTCAGTGAAGGCGTCGTTTCAAATCCTAATTAATTCTATAAAAATTTTTGGTAGTGTTGGTATAAGAGTTTTTGGCTCTCTGAGAGTTAGTCTCCGTATCTTTGGTATTTTGTCTATTCAGACTTTTGAAACATTGAAAGTTCGGCTAAATATTTTTGGAAAGATAGGCATTAGGATTTTTGGTTCACTGCGTATTGGGCTGAATATCTTTGGTCAGTTGGGAATCCGAATATTTGGTTCATTGCGTATTAGTCTGAATATCTTTGGGCAGTTAGGCGTCCGAATCTTTGGTTCATTGCGTATTAGTCTGAATATCTTTGGGCAATTAGGAATCCGGATCTTTGGTTCGTTGCGCATTGGCCTGAATATTTTTGGTCAGTTGGGAATCCGAATATTTGGTTCATTGCGTATTGGCTTGAATATTTTTGGGCAATTAGGAATCCGAATCTTTGGTTCATTGCGTATTAGTCTGAATATATTTGGTCAGTTGGGAATCCGGATCTTTGGTTCATTGCGTATTAGTCTGAATATCTTTGGGCAATTAGGAATCCGAATCTTTGGTTCGTTGCGCATTGGCCTGAATATTTTTGGTCAGTTGGGAATCCGAATCTTTGGTTCATTGCGTATTAGTCTGAATATCTTTGGGCAGTTAGGCGTCCGAATCTTTGGTTCATTGCGTATTAGTCTGAATATCTTTGGGCAATTAGGAATCCGGATCTTTGGTTCGTTGCGCATTGGCCTGAATATTTTTGGTCAGTTGGGAATCCGAATCTTTGGTTCATTGCGTATTGGCTTGAATATTTTTGGGCAATTAGGAATCCGAATCTTTGGTTCATTGCGTATTGGCTTGAATATTTTTGGGCAGTTAGGTGTCCGAATCTTTGGTTCGTTACGTATTGGGCTGAATATCTTTGGACAATTGGGTATCCGAATCTTTGGTTCGTTACGTATTGGGTTGAATATCTTTGGGCAGTTGGGCGTCCGGATCTTTGGTTCACTGCGTATAGGATTGAATATTTTTGGGCAGTTAGGTGTCCGAATCTTTGGTTCATTGAAAATTAGTTTGAGTATTTTTGCTCAGTTGGGGATACGAGTTTTTGGCTCTTTGAGAATTAGCTTAAGTATATTTGGTCAATTAGGTGTAAGAATATTTAGTTACTTGGGAAGTAGTCTCAATATATTGGGTAGTGTTGGAGGGAAAGTTTTTGGTTTCCTCAGAAATTCATTAAATACACTATTCAGTAGCGGTAACAAAAGCGGTATTTTTGTAGGGTTAAGAAAAGGTATAGGAAAACTAGGGAATATTGGTCAAAAAGTTTTTGGTGTTTTGGGTAATGGCATAAATATCCTGGCAAGTGTTGGTGTAAAAGGCCTGTCTTTCTTAAGTAGTGCTTTTAGTGTATTAGGTAAAGCAATGCTGTTTATTGGCCGAGCTATGATGGCGAACCCCATTCTTGCCATTATTGGTGTTATCGCAATGGCTGCTATTTATATTTGGCAGAATTGGGAAACATTAGGACCCAAATTCACTGCTATGTGGGAAAACATCAAAAATGTCTGTAGTAATGCATGGCAGGGAATTAAAGACCGAGTCAGTGCCGCCTGGGAAGGTATTAAGAGTTATTTCATGGATGGTGGATTAATCGGTCTTATTTACCAAAATTGGGACTCGATTAAACAAAGTACCTTAGAAGCCTGGGAATCCGTTAAAACTAAAATAGGTGAAGTTTGGGGATCCGTTAAACAGAATACTTTAGAAATTTGGGAGAGCGTTAAAAAGTCGATTTCAGATAGATGGAATGAAATTGTTGCTGATGTTCAGGCTATTCCTGAAAAATTAAAAGCGGCTGGCTCAGCAATGATCGATAGTTTGCTAATTGGTATTCAGGAAAAATGGGAAAGCCTGAAAAGTAAATTCGCCTCTATTACTGATTGGTTTAAATCGTGGTGGTCTGATGATGATAACAAGGAAGTTACCGTAAAAACATCCCAGGAAATTACCAAGAGTGACACATCTCAGCAGGCAAAACAGATTACTCAACATGATAAAGGAGGATTTATTCCTGCTGGAAAACAAGGCCTTGTAGGGGAATATGGCCCTGAGATTATCAATGGCCCAGCTAATGTTACCAGCCGGAAAAATACCGCGAAATTCGCTGCTTTAGGTCTTGCCGTCAGCTCAATGTCACTGCCGATTGCGGCGCAGGATGCACCATTACACGCGCAGAGTTTACCTGCTCATGCTTATGAGGAAGTGCAGGCGAAACGGGAGCGGAGTCAGCCACAGCTATATAGTGGTGCAGCACCGCAATATAACATCTATGTCTATGGCGCTCAGGGACAATCCGCGCAGGATATTGCCCGTGTGGTCAGGCAGGAATTGGAACAGAGAGAACGTATGCACCAGGCGCGTATGCGTAGTTCACTTTCAGACAGAGGAGAAGATTTCTTATGA